In the Acidimicrobiia bacterium genome, GCTAGAGCTAGCATTATCTGAAGATATTAGTGACCATGATGACCCAAACAGAACAATGTGTTCACTTTTTGTCTGGGAAAACCCTAAGAGGAGAGATCCTAATGGGAATCCACCAGATAGAACAGTAAGGGGCGCTGCAGAGGCTTGGATGAACTATTTTGAACAAGCAGGAGGACACCTCTAAAAGTAGCCACTCTCATAGTAACTATTTGCATTGAAGCACATAAATGAGCTTAAGTGTATATAATGACTATTTCAATACAAAACGCAATCGAATATGGATACGGAGTTAATGACTCCTCGACTCGGCTTTTCGGAGAAATAAAAAATAAGCGAATATTGGTATTAGGTGGTGGCGAATTAACTACACCAATAACTCTGGCTCAAGGTGGCGCACATGTAATTTGTGTTGACCCTAGCGCAGAACGAATTGCCATGACGACGGCACAAGCTACGGCAAATACTACTCGTGTAGAGTGTCACCAAGGTGCATTCGCCGACCTCGCATTTCTGAGAGCAGATTCTATAGACATAGTATTTTCAGCAACAGTGTTAGATGAAGTACAAGATCTAGATCGTGTAATTCGACAATGTCAAAGAGTACTGCGAAAATCCTCACCAATGATCATGTCTCTAGAACACCCAAT is a window encoding:
- a CDS encoding class I SAM-dependent methyltransferase, coding for MTISIQNAIEYGYGVNDSSTRLFGEIKNKRILVLGGGELTTPITLAQGGAHVICVDPSAERIAMTTAQATANTTRVECHQGAFADLAFLRADSIDIVFSATVLDEVQDLDRVIRQCQRVLRKSSPMIMSLEHPIARMVEQDEYVSSPGVLPLGTPRITRSFFDDTEFETMRGGQRVSVFPRTTSNIHELFMRHGFKVDSICEPAPEFHHEPVVMVPPVVIFRARKEGL